From the genome of Syntrophorhabdaceae bacterium:
CGAAAGACATTCACGGAAACCCTATCGGGACGAAATACAAGGAAGGCAATTTCAAGGGCAAGGCTATTGATCCGAATGATCCGCCACGGTACGAATCAGAGGCCGCTTACCTTCAACGCCTGGGCCTGTTGACCCCGGACGAAAAGAAATACCTCGAAAAACACTATGAGTTTCAGTATGTTTAAATACCGTTCTTACCGTTTCCTCAACGTGCCTTGCCGTGACCTTTCCATCCGGTGCGGTTTCAACGGCTCTCAGATAGACTTCGCGTTGTTCTTCGGGGGGAAGGGAAGTCAGGGGACGAAGATGACGTTCGGGAATTTCTTTGGCAACCGTGGTTGTCAAATTGTCTGCAACCTCTCCGGAGCTATTGGAACCCCAAAGCGTGATTGTTGCGGACGACAAGGATGATGACCGAATACCTTCCTGACAAACCCTTTTTTCGCCCCGATGAAGTGGCGAAGTATTTCTCCGTCTCCAGAGCCACAGTGTATCGCTGGATTGATGAAGGGCGGCTGCAATCGGTACGCATCGGGGAGAAGGTTGTCAGGGTGCGGCGCGAGAGCGTTCTTCAACTAGTACGGGAGAATTAGCGTCTCATGCGTCTCATGCGTCTCATGCGTCTTAGCGGTTTGAAAGGTTGTTTAGTATGCTTTGGAAGAGGTGAAAACATGAGAACAACGAAAACATTTTCCATCGATCCCGAAGTTTACAAGAGACTGAAAGGCTATGCCGGATATCAGGGCGTTACCGTCGGCGAGGCTATCAAGATCTTGCTTGATACTCAGGATATCCCATGCGTAAGGCCGGGCCCTGGTTACGCTGAATGGCTTATGAATCTGATCAAGATAGGTGAACAGCAGGGCGAAGAAGCGGCCATGCAGCACTTGAAAGATCATCCCTACGTTGAGGCCGACCATGGATAACCTTTCATACCGGACAAAGCACAACGCGAAGGTGATAGCGGCGCAGTGGGGTAAATCTCCGAACGATCGGGCGGACTGGTACAGGATCGAGGACAAGGCCGACGGCGCCGAAATCCTCATTTATGATGTAATCGGTTTCCCTTTCGTTGAGGCCAAGCAGTTCATCAAGGACTTGGGCGCGATCAAGGCGAAACAGATCACGGTTCGCCTGAACAGTCCGGGCGGGAATGTGTTTGACGGTGTAGCCGTCTATAATGCCTTGAAGAATCACCCGGCGAAGATCACAACGAGGATAGAAGGTCTTGCGGCCTCTATCGCGTCTGTTATAGCCCTTGCCGGCGACGAGGTGCAGGCCTACGCAAACACCATGTACATGATCCACGACCCCTGGGTTATGGCAGTGGGCAACCAGGAAGATCTCCGGTCTATTGCCGACGTGCTCGAGAAGATCGGCGGCCAGCTTGCCGACATATACACCGGTAAGACGGGCCTTGAGGCGGACACCATCAAAGAGATGATGCACACCGAAACGTGGATGACGGCCCAGGAGGGTAAAGGCCTGGGTTTTGTCGATAAGGTCCTTGACGGCGAAGGAAAGACGGCGAAAGCGAAATACGACCTCAAAAACATCTACAGCAACGTACCCGAGGATCTTTCCTTCGAGGCACAGTTAAAGACGTTCACAGCGCGCGAAATTGAGCGCGTTCTTATAGAGGCGGGCGCATCACGGGCCTATGCCAAAATGGTAGCAGCGCGAGGCTGCACCGGCGTGATCGACGATCATCGGGAGGATGACGACGACGCGATAATCAACACCCTACTACAGACAATCAAAGGAGAAAAGATATGTTAACAGCCGAACAGATAGCGGCCCTGAATGCCGCTTTTTTGCAGTTTAAGGACGAACACAATGGCGAGATCGGCAAGATGAAAACCCAGCTTGACGCAATCGAGACTTTTCTTTCACGGTCTCAGTTTCCCGGCGGCGGGAACGGTTCCAGGGACAATGCAACCGTGAGCGAGTACAGGTCAGAATTTCTCGCCTACCTCCGGCGCGGCGGTAACGAGGCGGCGCTGAAGGGTCTTCAGGTGAAAGCCGAACTATCGACCCTGGAAGATCCCTCGGGCGGGTTCATGGTCGTCCCCGAGATGGAATCCAGCATAGACCGAGTGCTTGCGGCCTCTTCGGCCATGCGGCGCGTCGCCAATGTCAAAACGATAACCACGGGCGAATACAAGCGTCTCATTTCACAGGGGGGTTGCGAATCGGGATGGGTAACGGAGAAACAGAGTCGGGACGAAACTGACACCCCGACGCTGGCAGAGATTGCCATAAACGCAAAAGAATTGTTTGCGAACCCGAAGACAACGCAGACCCTTCTCGACGACGCTTCTTATGATGTATCCGGCTGGTTAGAAGATGAGATCACAACGGCTTTCAGCGAGCAGGAGGGCACCGCTTTTATCAATGGCAACGGTGTCGCCCAGCCCAAAGGAATTAACGCTTACGACAAGGTTGCCAACGCCTCTTACACATGGGGTAAGGTCGGCTACATTGCCGGCGGCCACGCTACCCTGCTCAACAACGTGGACAAGATTTTC
Proteins encoded in this window:
- a CDS encoding helix-turn-helix domain-containing protein; translation: MMTEYLPDKPFFRPDEVAKYFSVSRATVYRWIDEGRLQSVRIGEKVVRVRRESVLQLVREN
- a CDS encoding Clp protease ClpP — translated: MDNLSYRTKHNAKVIAAQWGKSPNDRADWYRIEDKADGAEILIYDVIGFPFVEAKQFIKDLGAIKAKQITVRLNSPGGNVFDGVAVYNALKNHPAKITTRIEGLAASIASVIALAGDEVQAYANTMYMIHDPWVMAVGNQEDLRSIADVLEKIGGQLADIYTGKTGLEADTIKEMMHTETWMTAQEGKGLGFVDKVLDGEGKTAKAKYDLKNIYSNVPEDLSFEAQLKTFTAREIERVLIEAGASRAYAKMVAARGCTGVIDDHREDDDDAIINTLLQTIKGEKIC
- a CDS encoding phage major capsid protein; the protein is MLTAEQIAALNAAFLQFKDEHNGEIGKMKTQLDAIETFLSRSQFPGGGNGSRDNATVSEYRSEFLAYLRRGGNEAALKGLQVKAELSTLEDPSGGFMVVPEMESSIDRVLAASSAMRRVANVKTITTGEYKRLISQGGCESGWVTEKQSRDETDTPTLAEIAINAKELFANPKTTQTLLDDASYDVSGWLEDEITTAFSEQEGTAFINGNGVAQPKGINAYDKVANASYTWGKVGYIAGGHATLLNNVDKIFDLYHSLKPAYRQEAVWVMNDNTFNTIRKFKDGEGNYLWRPGLSDGEPATLLGKPVEIDEAVDDIGANKFPLWFGNFKRGYLIADRKGVYVLRDPYSQKPYVFFYTTKRVGGGIIMYEAIKCLKIATS